A portion of the Bulleidia sp. zg-1006 genome contains these proteins:
- a CDS encoding ferritin translates to MLNKKVTDLLQAQVTKELYSAYLYRDLAAFYEDKGLKGFAHWFVKQAAEEVEHAEKFISYLQENGVRPIYATIDGIHNDYKNLGEPFKLALEHEQFITKSINDIYTESVETKDYATQEFLNWFVKEQVEEEDNASNNLQTYEFVKDDKAALYSFNNSLLRR, encoded by the coding sequence ATGTTAAATAAGAAAGTAACCGATTTACTACAAGCTCAAGTCACAAAGGAACTTTATTCTGCTTATCTTTACCGAGATTTAGCCGCTTTTTATGAAGATAAGGGTTTAAAAGGATTTGCTCATTGGTTTGTTAAACAAGCCGCCGAAGAAGTAGAACACGCTGAAAAGTTTATTTCTTACCTACAAGAAAACGGCGTTCGTCCAATCTATGCGACTATTGATGGTATCCATAATGACTACAAAAATTTAGGTGAACCATTCAAATTAGCTTTAGAACATGAACAATTCATCACTAAGTCAATCAATGACATTTACACCGAATCTGTTGAAACAAAGGATTACGCAACCCAAGAATTCTTGAATTGGTTTGTTAAGGAACAAGTGGAAGAAGAAGACAATGCTTCTAACAATTTACAAACCTATGAATTTGTTAAGGATGATAAAGCTGCTCTTTACTCTTTCAACAATAGTTTATTACGCAGATAA
- a CDS encoding DHH family phosphoesterase: MKEKLSQIQRIAAIIMGIELLMAIALGVFVKISVWPMMLVLIAEVVLLVWCFDYLEKSSLEETTTIEHVLGKSAMNGYRLAKLGMIVYDENYVIIQMSDLFKDLGIDRIGYKLLSWLPEANDLLSGDADISYVSLDGRIYELTRQEDEPIIFFKDVTDLHELKNQLKQEKIVVALANFDNYEESTLYADEGDIAFVNAGIRTPLNVYAQEHKMFLRRLSNNRYLMVLNEQIYEELVEDKFSILRTIRKAANAVDVSITLSMAFAKGTTDFLELDEMVTKLLDLAQTRGGDQVAIQTKGEEVQFFGGSSEATEKRSRVRVRVISHALRDLILNSSNVIIAGHKDADFDCVGSALALAKMTMSLGKDTSIITKTGGLEEKVGAALEEHLTEFEEEGIHFVSENEALNELRSETLVIMVDHHNVQQSNGSKVEEQAKKVVIIDHHRRSSEMGVKPILMYIEAAASSANELVSEMIPYVAPKADISPLDASFMLAGMIIDTRQWRVRTGSRTYDAASVIRSYGGDPQVAYGYLKETYEEFQLKNQIMSNSERYEGGIVISLVTQKRISRSMMSQIADKILSVQGSEAAFVIANDEQGLSCVSARSNGNVNVQRIMEQLGGGGHLSAAAVQRNDIDIKELKAQLIQQIQQEGGNENESDLETGR, encoded by the coding sequence ATGAAAGAAAAGTTATCGCAAATACAACGAATAGCCGCCATCATCATGGGGATTGAACTACTTATGGCGATTGCCCTAGGTGTATTCGTTAAAATCAGTGTTTGGCCAATGATGTTAGTTTTGATTGCCGAAGTGGTTCTTTTGGTTTGGTGTTTCGATTACCTTGAAAAAAGTTCTTTAGAGGAAACCACCACCATTGAACATGTCTTGGGTAAATCAGCTATGAATGGTTATCGCCTAGCGAAGTTAGGTATGATTGTCTATGATGAGAACTATGTCATTATTCAAATGTCTGATTTATTTAAAGATTTAGGAATTGACCGTATTGGCTATAAATTATTAAGTTGGTTACCAGAAGCGAATGATTTATTAAGTGGCGATGCGGATATTAGTTATGTTAGTCTGGATGGAAGAATCTATGAATTAACTCGTCAAGAAGATGAACCAATTATTTTCTTTAAAGATGTGACGGATTTGCATGAATTAAAAAATCAATTAAAACAAGAAAAGATAGTGGTTGCCTTAGCCAACTTTGACAACTACGAAGAAAGTACCTTGTATGCGGATGAAGGGGATATTGCTTTCGTTAATGCCGGTATTCGTACCCCATTGAATGTTTATGCCCAAGAACATAAGATGTTTTTACGCCGTTTAAGTAATAATCGTTACCTAATGGTTTTAAATGAACAAATCTATGAAGAATTGGTGGAAGATAAATTTTCTATTTTAAGAACCATTCGTAAAGCCGCTAATGCAGTAGATGTATCCATCACCCTATCCATGGCTTTTGCGAAAGGAACAACGGATTTCTTGGAATTAGATGAAATGGTCACCAAGTTATTAGATTTAGCCCAGACTCGAGGGGGCGATCAAGTAGCTATTCAAACTAAAGGTGAAGAAGTCCAGTTCTTTGGTGGTTCTTCAGAAGCAACGGAAAAACGTTCTCGGGTACGTGTACGTGTGATTTCTCATGCCCTTCGTGATTTAATTCTAAATAGTTCAAATGTGATTATTGCAGGGCATAAAGATGCGGATTTTGATTGTGTTGGCTCGGCTTTAGCACTTGCTAAAATGACCATGTCTTTAGGCAAGGATACTTCGATTATTACCAAAACAGGTGGTTTAGAAGAAAAAGTTGGAGCGGCTTTAGAAGAACACCTTACTGAATTTGAAGAAGAAGGTATTCATTTTGTTTCTGAAAATGAAGCTTTGAATGAGCTTCGCTCTGAAACATTGGTCATTATGGTTGATCACCATAATGTACAACAATCCAATGGTTCTAAAGTAGAAGAACAAGCTAAAAAAGTGGTTATCATTGATCACCATCGTCGTAGTAGCGAGATGGGTGTTAAGCCAATTCTAATGTATATCGAAGCAGCAGCTTCAAGTGCCAATGAATTGGTTTCGGAGATGATACCATATGTGGCACCTAAGGCAGATATTAGTCCATTGGATGCCTCCTTCATGTTAGCAGGGATGATTATTGATACAAGACAATGGCGTGTGCGCACGGGTTCTCGTACTTACGATGCGGCGAGTGTCATTCGTAGTTATGGTGGGGATCCTCAAGTTGCTTATGGTTATTTAAAGGAAACCTATGAAGAGTTCCAACTTAAGAACCAAATCATGTCAAATTCCGAACGCTATGAGGGTGGAATTGTAATTTCCCTAGTTACACAAAAACGAATTTCTCGTTCAATGATGTCGCAAATCGCTGATAAGATATTAAGTGTTCAAGGCAGTGAAGCTGCCTTTGTGATTGCGAATGATGAACAAGGTCTAAGTTGTGTTAGCGCTCGTAGTAATGGGAATGTGAATGTACAAAGAATAATGGAACAATTAGGTGGTGGTGGTCATTTAAGTGCCGCCGCTGTACAAAGAAACGATATTGATATTAAAGAATTAAAAGCCCAATTGATTCAACAGATTCAACAAGAAGGAGGAAATGAGAATGAGAGTGATCTTGAAACAGGACGTTAA
- the rlmH gene encoding 23S rRNA (pseudouridine(1915)-N(3))-methyltransferase RlmH codes for MIRIIVVGKVKEAWMRSGIQEYLKRLSAYEKIEVVEVNDEKAPESNSNAQNDEAKKKEGARLLKKIKDQEYVILLDLAGKMKSSEELSRQLDQLYTQGKSQICFVIGGSLGFSSEVIARANDRWCLSLSTFPHQLVRILLLEQIYRSFRILNHEPYHK; via the coding sequence ATGATACGCATAATTGTGGTTGGTAAAGTCAAAGAGGCTTGGATGCGTTCGGGTATTCAAGAATATTTAAAACGTTTGTCTGCCTATGAAAAAATAGAAGTGGTTGAGGTCAATGATGAAAAAGCACCAGAGTCAAACTCCAATGCGCAAAATGATGAAGCCAAGAAAAAAGAAGGTGCACGCCTTCTAAAGAAAATCAAAGATCAGGAATACGTGATTTTATTGGATTTAGCCGGAAAAATGAAAAGTAGTGAAGAGTTATCTCGTCAATTAGATCAGCTTTATACACAAGGAAAAAGTCAAATTTGTTTTGTGATTGGCGGTAGTTTGGGCTTTAGCTCAGAAGTGATTGCTAGAGCGAATGATCGTTGGTGTTTATCTTTATCTACTTTTCCGCATCAGTTAGTTCGTATTCTTCTCTTAGAACAAATCTATCGTAGCTTTCGTATTTTAAATCATGAACCTTATCATAAATAA
- a CDS encoding MBL fold metallo-hydrolase, translated as MMKYTLICSGSKGNSFYLEDDSTHILVDCGSSKKRILTGLHNFGADEKDLDAVLITHSHSDHIAAVSAFKDYPIYSPVELEDIDVFLVDADKSFTIETLRIMPIALSHDAGKTVGYVFDNGIERLLYMTDTGYLNEKYFSYLKGMDYIIIESNHDVEMLMKTHRPHYLKRRILDDEGHLNNEDCATILERIVTANTKYIWLAHLSQEANTPELALRTTVETLNRMGLENTIQVAAAEQFRALQKGGMDEEMDFGNYCATVCMESRF; from the coding sequence ATGATGAAGTATACATTGATTTGTTCAGGGTCAAAAGGGAATAGTTTTTATTTAGAAGATGATAGCACTCATATCCTAGTGGATTGTGGTTCTTCAAAGAAAAGAATTCTAACTGGACTTCATAATTTCGGTGCTGATGAAAAGGATTTGGATGCGGTTTTGATTACGCACAGTCATAGTGATCACATTGCGGCAGTATCAGCTTTTAAAGACTATCCCATTTATTCGCCTGTTGAATTGGAGGATATAGATGTTTTCTTAGTCGATGCGGATAAATCCTTTACAATTGAAACCCTTCGAATTATGCCTATTGCTTTATCACATGATGCAGGCAAAACAGTTGGCTATGTCTTTGATAATGGCATTGAGCGTTTATTGTATATGACCGATACCGGTTACTTAAATGAAAAGTATTTTTCTTATTTAAAAGGGATGGATTATATCATTATTGAAAGCAACCATGATGTTGAAATGTTGATGAAAACCCATCGTCCTCATTATTTGAAACGAAGAATATTGGATGATGAGGGACACTTAAATAACGAAGATTGCGCAACAATATTGGAAAGAATTGTAACTGCGAATACAAAGTATATTTGGTTGGCACATTTATCCCAAGAGGCCAATACACCGGAACTGGCTTTAAGGACAACAGTGGAGACGCTAAACAGAATGGGCTTAGAGAATACCATTCAAGTCGCTGCCGCCGAACAATTTCGAGCTTTACAGAAAGGGGGAATGGATGAAGAAATGGATTTTGGTAATTATTGCGCTACTGTTTGTATGGAATCTCGTTTTTAG
- a CDS encoding peptidoglycan DD-metalloendopeptidase family protein: MKKWAHLLVALGLAISITICSQDISSVPLFQTQKMGVFNQKVESLFLSSKVQLALYHQDTFVGFISSEEVYQKHLKKVYETKYAQKYPHSHCALGNGFYLLKQKGFEKIENQDKKIFAYLEKNEAYTLETKVVRFLKNGNEYARMYVSSEALYQKAYQRFLHYFVREESLKDLKKPESQFKDYGTKVKSVSLSENTKIETSYALPKDIKSSEEEVLHFLEYGDLEDKTTYIAKQGDQPDGIGTLNGGLSVEQLKNLNPSLNTVSEGQKWNVQYFRSPLEVVVYKEVLKKEEIPYRHEYIYDNSLAKGQWKQIQAGHNGFRNVLYEEKWVNGILVSAKEISHKNVEEAKNALIAINNKNNRVIGTGSYRAPVDNARISCTWACYTGHNGVDFIDAYQRWGKVYASDDGTIEKMAKTDELGNYVVINHHNGYETIYGHLKEKAMGQLGSTVKKGDVIGWIGMSGKASHPHVHFSIRQRKTDKFINACDGLMDCTGYLK; this comes from the coding sequence ATGAAAAAATGGGCTCATTTGTTAGTAGCTCTTGGTTTAGCTATTAGCATCACAATCTGTAGTCAAGATATTTCATCTGTGCCTTTATTTCAAACACAAAAGATGGGTGTTTTTAATCAGAAAGTGGAGTCCCTTTTCTTATCTTCAAAAGTGCAGTTGGCTTTATACCATCAAGATACTTTTGTTGGCTTTATTTCTTCTGAAGAAGTCTATCAAAAGCACTTGAAAAAGGTTTATGAAACTAAGTATGCACAAAAATATCCCCATAGTCATTGTGCTTTAGGGAATGGTTTTTATCTTTTGAAGCAGAAAGGATTTGAAAAGATTGAAAATCAAGATAAAAAAATCTTTGCGTATTTGGAAAAAAATGAAGCCTATACCTTAGAGACCAAAGTCGTTCGTTTTCTGAAAAATGGAAATGAATACGCTAGAATGTATGTGTCTTCTGAGGCTTTATACCAAAAGGCTTATCAACGCTTCTTGCATTATTTCGTTCGTGAAGAAAGCTTAAAGGATTTAAAGAAACCAGAAAGTCAATTCAAGGATTATGGAACAAAAGTAAAGTCTGTTTCTTTATCAGAAAACACAAAAATAGAAACAAGCTATGCTTTACCAAAGGATATTAAAAGTAGTGAAGAAGAAGTACTTCATTTCTTAGAGTATGGTGATTTAGAGGATAAAACTACTTATATCGCAAAGCAAGGTGATCAGCCGGATGGTATCGGCACTTTAAATGGTGGTTTAAGTGTGGAACAGTTAAAGAACTTAAATCCAAGCTTAAATACCGTTTCCGAAGGACAAAAATGGAATGTGCAATATTTCCGATCCCCATTGGAAGTGGTTGTGTATAAAGAGGTTTTAAAGAAAGAAGAAATTCCTTATCGACATGAATATATTTATGATAACTCTCTTGCGAAAGGACAATGGAAACAGATTCAAGCCGGGCATAATGGTTTTCGTAATGTTCTATATGAAGAAAAATGGGTGAATGGTATTTTAGTGAGTGCGAAGGAAATTAGTCATAAGAATGTAGAAGAAGCTAAGAATGCGTTGATTGCTATCAATAATAAGAACAATAGAGTGATAGGAACGGGTAGTTATCGAGCACCAGTGGATAATGCTAGAATCAGCTGTACTTGGGCATGTTATACAGGACACAATGGTGTTGATTTTATTGATGCTTATCAGCGTTGGGGAAAAGTCTATGCGAGTGATGATGGTACGATTGAAAAGATGGCGAAAACGGATGAATTAGGGAATTATGTGGTGATTAATCATCACAATGGCTATGAAACCATCTACGGTCATTTAAAAGAAAAAGCGATGGGACAGCTTGGTTCAACGGTTAAAAAAGGGGATGTAATTGGTTGGATTGGGATGAGTGGGAAAGCTAGCCATCCACATGTCCACTTTTCCATTCGGCAAAGAAAAACAGATAAGTTCATTAACGCATGTGATGGTTTGATGGATTGTACAGGGTATTTGAAATGA
- the rplI gene encoding 50S ribosomal protein L9 — MRVILKQDVKKVGKKGEVVEVSDGYGRNFLVARGLAVMETKASREILSEQKEEARKEYEANKAKAQETAKELDNLVLTFHVKSGEGGRMFGSVSTKQIMTELRKLGYHFDKHVILDTHPIQSLGTTKVRLEIFKGVIGTISVKVLGTN; from the coding sequence ATGAGAGTGATCTTGAAACAGGACGTTAAAAAAGTAGGTAAAAAAGGAGAAGTCGTTGAAGTCTCTGATGGTTATGGACGTAACTTTTTAGTCGCTCGTGGTTTAGCTGTTATGGAAACAAAAGCTTCTCGTGAAATTCTTTCTGAACAAAAAGAAGAGGCGAGAAAGGAATATGAAGCTAATAAAGCAAAAGCGCAAGAAACAGCGAAAGAATTAGACAATCTTGTGTTAACTTTCCATGTAAAATCGGGAGAAGGAGGTCGTATGTTTGGTTCTGTATCCACCAAACAAATCATGACTGAATTAAGAAAGCTTGGTTATCATTTTGATAAACATGTCATCTTAGATACTCATCCTATTCAAAGCTTAGGTACAACTAAAGTCCGCTTGGAAATTTTTAAGGGTGTTATTGGTACCATTTCAGTGAAAGTGTTAGGAACAAACTAA
- a CDS encoding DUF2232 domain-containing protein, translating into MKKATLQTTEGAMILAMMGVFLLIDRQLAGGLSSIFAFVMPLPMAVYTRKHGEKAGIIVLIAAFFLNVLLVSPLSLFLVSAEEVIGFFYGYLANKGNSFKQILWKLMVVGVVVQLIDFTISLKVFGISLDQQSQEMAELFPSLTRMYQPSVLKNLVYLSSILLGILQALSTCLLSQILLNRLKIASPAFERFNKQRTKPLYGYLASFATILFVYLMRQPLQQELLQMLGLTIGLLGFLYLLFWGCLTVSIWLMRFHFPRMVSVLLVLIVAFLLSYVIVLIGMVSVFYPKIRG; encoded by the coding sequence ATGAAAAAAGCAACTTTACAAACGACAGAAGGAGCTATGATTTTAGCGATGATGGGAGTATTTCTCCTGATTGATCGGCAATTAGCTGGAGGTTTATCGTCCATCTTTGCTTTTGTGATGCCATTACCAATGGCGGTTTACACTCGAAAACATGGTGAGAAAGCAGGAATCATTGTCTTAATAGCAGCCTTTTTCTTGAATGTCTTATTAGTCAGTCCTTTGTCCTTATTCTTGGTATCGGCAGAAGAAGTGATTGGTTTTTTCTATGGCTATTTAGCCAATAAAGGAAATAGCTTTAAACAAATTCTTTGGAAACTAATGGTAGTTGGTGTTGTGGTACAATTAATCGATTTCACCATTTCATTAAAAGTCTTCGGAATTAGCCTTGATCAACAAAGCCAAGAAATGGCGGAATTATTCCCATCTTTAACAAGGATGTATCAACCATCAGTTTTGAAGAATCTTGTGTATTTAAGTTCTATTTTGCTAGGCATCTTACAAGCCTTGAGTACCTGTTTATTATCACAAATTCTTTTGAATCGCTTAAAAATTGCAAGCCCTGCTTTTGAACGTTTTAACAAACAAAGGACAAAACCTTTATATGGTTATTTAGCTTCATTTGCGACCATCCTTTTTGTCTATCTAATGCGTCAACCATTGCAACAAGAATTACTGCAAATGTTAGGATTAACCATTGGTTTGCTTGGCTTTTTATACCTACTTTTCTGGGGTTGTTTAACAGTAAGCATTTGGTTGATGCGTTTTCATTTTCCAAGAATGGTATCGGTTTTATTGGTGTTAATAGTGGCTTTTTTATTAAGCTATGTCATCGTATTGATAGGGATGGTTTCCGTCTTCTATCCAAAAATTAGGGGATAA
- the dnaB gene encoding replicative DNA helicase produces the protein MAKKLPTVPEIERSFLGTILLYPEGNHQVLESLEEQDFFEERHQYVFRVLKKLREKGIPSEIPSVQVALEDENLLDLVGGFPYLLELQESAVSYNKPEQFVPILKEKRIQREMIQASEAIAEKGYQGVVDVGEYLSEAEDHILRIARSRQAGDFKDMVQTMDELKDELKRNAELNTDITGYKTAYKDLDRMTHGLQKGDLIVVAARPAMGKTAFALNVLKNVANHNEGAVIMFSLEMGNVDLGRRILSAASGIKSNKLKSPRNLNNDEWNLLYEVMNDFKAKNKIFIDDAPNRKVRDMYQKCREIKKQHGLSLVVVDYIQLLSGDRRPGENRQQEVSEISRALKGLARELEVPVLALSQLSREVEKRENKRPMLSDLRESGAIEQDADIVMMLYRQAYYDKAGDEVEKKPEDEDKSDDLEVIIAKHRNGETGTVLLAFTGSTNAISSVDFRGSRQ, from the coding sequence ATGGCTAAGAAATTACCAACTGTCCCAGAGATAGAACGAAGCTTTTTAGGGACTATTTTACTGTACCCGGAAGGTAATCATCAAGTTTTAGAAAGTTTGGAGGAACAAGATTTCTTTGAAGAAAGACATCAATATGTATTCCGTGTTTTAAAAAAGCTAAGAGAAAAAGGAATACCAAGTGAAATTCCCTCAGTTCAAGTCGCCTTGGAAGATGAAAATCTACTGGATTTAGTGGGTGGTTTCCCCTATTTATTAGAGCTACAAGAATCGGCTGTTTCGTACAATAAGCCAGAACAATTTGTGCCAATTTTAAAAGAAAAACGCATTCAAAGAGAAATGATTCAAGCCAGTGAAGCCATTGCTGAAAAAGGTTATCAAGGCGTAGTGGATGTAGGGGAATACCTGTCGGAAGCAGAGGACCATATTTTACGCATTGCTCGCTCCAGGCAAGCGGGTGACTTTAAAGATATGGTTCAAACCATGGATGAATTAAAAGATGAACTAAAGAGAAATGCGGAATTAAATACAGATATAACGGGTTATAAAACGGCATATAAGGATTTGGATCGTATGACCCATGGTCTACAAAAAGGAGATTTAATTGTTGTGGCGGCTCGTCCGGCGATGGGTAAAACAGCCTTTGCTTTAAATGTGTTAAAGAACGTTGCGAATCATAATGAAGGGGCTGTAATTATGTTTTCTTTAGAAATGGGGAATGTGGATTTAGGAAGACGTATCCTCAGTGCCGCATCGGGTATTAAATCCAATAAATTAAAATCACCAAGGAATTTAAATAATGATGAATGGAATTTATTGTATGAAGTGATGAATGACTTCAAGGCAAAGAATAAGATTTTTATTGATGATGCCCCTAATCGAAAAGTTAGGGATATGTATCAGAAGTGTCGGGAAATTAAAAAGCAACATGGTCTTAGTCTTGTGGTTGTCGACTACATTCAGTTATTATCCGGTGATCGTAGACCGGGTGAAAACCGTCAACAAGAAGTTTCAGAGATTTCGCGTGCTTTAAAAGGACTGGCAAGAGAGTTAGAGGTGCCTGTTCTTGCCCTTTCCCAATTGTCCCGTGAAGTTGAAAAACGTGAAAATAAACGACCAATGTTATCAGACTTGCGTGAATCGGGTGCGATTGAACAGGATGCGGATATTGTTATGATGTTGTATCGTCAAGCGTATTATGATAAGGCTGGAGATGAAGTGGAAAAGAAGCCGGAAGATGAGGATAAATCCGATGATTTAGAGGTAATTATTGCAAAGCATCGTAATGGTGAAACAGGAACTGTGTTATTAGCGTTCACCGGTAGTACCAATGCAATTAGCTCCGTGGATTTTCGAGGTAGCCGGCAATGA
- a CDS encoding phospho-sugar mutase produces MNVEYGRWCQQDLEELDLVEELHEMEGQEDVIEDHFGKSLSFGTAGLRGVLGVGTNRMNRFVVRQTTQGLANYVQQIQNLKVAISYDTRLKGWDFAKEAASVLAANGIHVYLYSAAMPVPALSFATRYYHCGVGIMLTASHNPATYNGYKVYGGDGCQLTDEGAAIVYKEIQKTDIFRDIKKMSFAKAVQAGLVEFVSEECIEAFYQAILSQQVRKDAVKQSGLRLVYSALNGTGLVPVCEILKRVGIQDIYLVKEQAYPNGYFSACTYPNPEKKETMELGIALAKKKEADLVLATDPDADRVGIAARLENGEYRLISGNEMGVLLLDYLAKSKKELGILVPQSVAVRSIVSTPLADEVAKEYGIELRHTLTGFKWIGDQIHHLEEKGEEERFLFGFEESYGYLSGTYVRDKDAVVTSMLICEMAAYYRSIGSSIMQALQEIYQKHGYYYSKVNSYEFTGFKAMERMAAIMSHLRENPLLMVNGEKVVDIVDYQAETGLPKANVLSYRFETGTQVMIRPSGTEPKLKIYLTIVGENETLAKQKAVPFLEELQQQLHLGEQS; encoded by the coding sequence ATGAATGTGGAATACGGTCGTTGGTGCCAACAAGATTTAGAGGAATTAGATTTGGTTGAAGAGTTACACGAAATGGAAGGTCAAGAAGATGTGATTGAAGACCATTTTGGTAAGTCTTTAAGCTTTGGAACAGCCGGGTTAAGAGGCGTTTTAGGAGTTGGTACAAATCGGATGAATCGATTTGTGGTGCGTCAAACCACCCAAGGATTAGCGAATTATGTTCAGCAAATCCAAAATCTAAAAGTAGCGATTAGTTACGATACCCGCTTAAAAGGATGGGATTTTGCGAAAGAGGCGGCTTCGGTATTAGCGGCGAATGGTATTCATGTTTACTTATATAGTGCGGCGATGCCGGTGCCAGCTTTATCCTTTGCGACGCGTTATTATCATTGTGGAGTTGGAATTATGTTGACAGCCTCTCACAATCCAGCGACTTATAATGGCTATAAAGTGTATGGCGGCGATGGTTGTCAATTAACAGATGAAGGGGCTGCAATTGTTTACAAGGAAATTCAGAAGACCGATATTTTCAGGGATATTAAGAAGATGTCATTTGCGAAGGCTGTGCAAGCCGGTTTGGTTGAGTTTGTTTCTGAAGAATGTATAGAAGCCTTTTATCAAGCCATTCTTTCTCAACAAGTGCGTAAAGATGCAGTGAAACAATCTGGTTTGCGGTTGGTGTACAGTGCTTTGAATGGAACAGGATTAGTCCCGGTTTGTGAAATTTTAAAACGAGTTGGTATTCAGGATATTTATTTAGTCAAAGAGCAAGCGTATCCAAATGGTTATTTTTCAGCTTGTACGTATCCAAATCCAGAAAAGAAAGAAACGATGGAGTTGGGGATTGCTTTAGCCAAGAAAAAAGAAGCTGACCTTGTTTTAGCAACGGATCCAGATGCGGATCGTGTGGGAATTGCGGCACGTTTGGAGAATGGAGAATACAGATTGATTAGTGGCAATGAAATGGGTGTTCTTCTTTTGGATTATTTAGCCAAGAGTAAAAAAGAATTAGGTATCTTAGTGCCCCAATCCGTTGCCGTTCGTTCTATCGTATCGACACCTTTGGCAGATGAAGTGGCGAAAGAGTATGGTATTGAATTACGCCATACCTTAACGGGTTTTAAATGGATTGGCGACCAAATTCATCATTTAGAAGAAAAAGGAGAAGAAGAACGTTTCTTATTTGGTTTTGAAGAAAGCTATGGGTATTTATCAGGAACTTATGTGCGTGACAAAGATGCAGTTGTGACCAGTATGTTGATATGTGAAATGGCGGCTTATTATCGCTCTATTGGTTCTTCTATTATGCAAGCTTTACAAGAAATTTATCAGAAACATGGATATTATTATTCTAAGGTAAATAGTTATGAGTTTACTGGATTTAAGGCAATGGAAAGGATGGCAGCTATTATGAGCCATCTTCGTGAAAATCCATTGCTTATGGTGAACGGGGAAAAAGTGGTGGATATTGTGGATTATCAAGCTGAAACAGGTCTACCAAAAGCCAATGTCCTTTCGTATCGTTTTGAAACAGGAACTCAAGTTATGATTCGCCCATCCGGTACAGAGCCAAAATTAAAGATTTATCTTACAATTGTTGGTGAGAATGAAACACTTGCTAAACAAAAGGCAGTTCCATTCTTAGAAGAACTGCAACAACAACTTCATCTAGGGGAGCAATCATGA
- a CDS encoding HPr family phosphocarrier protein, translated as MKEITVMVIDPVGLHARPATVAVNAASKFKSEVKVSYKGRTVNMKSIMGVMSLGIPTQSEITVSCEGDDEELAAKTIEDVLRAQKVIA; from the coding sequence ATGAAGGAAATTACAGTTATGGTCATTGATCCGGTTGGGTTACATGCACGTCCTGCTACCGTAGCCGTTAACGCTGCAAGCAAGTTTAAGAGTGAAGTTAAAGTTTCTTATAAGGGACGTACAGTGAATATGAAGTCCATTATGGGTGTTATGTCTTTAGGTATTCCTACACAGTCGGAGATTACTGTTTCTTGTGAAGGTGATGATGAAGAATTAGCCGCTAAGACAATCGAAGACGTATTGCGTGCGCAAAAAGTAATTGCTTAA